In Sulfuricurvum sp. IAE1, one DNA window encodes the following:
- a CDS encoding thiamine phosphate synthase: MKQYLITDPSAYGSLPEALERSLETAFSKSFPDFALFRDKQTSDYRSLALTFIAVCRDHAVPTVLLHGDYAMAHELKADGVHLTSAQFDAITEAKKLGLYVIISTHTHDEALMAQKLGADAITYSPIFPSPGKGDPKGLEDLKEIVAKIDIPVFALGGIVTEAQIDAVEKSGAYGFASIRYFVP, translated from the coding sequence GTGAAACAGTACCTGATCACCGATCCTTCGGCGTACGGGAGTCTCCCCGAGGCTCTTGAACGCTCTCTTGAAACCGCTTTTTCCAAGTCCTTTCCCGATTTCGCCCTTTTTCGAGACAAACAAACCTCCGATTATCGCTCGCTCGCCCTCACGTTCATTGCCGTATGCCGTGATCACGCCGTCCCGACGGTTTTGCTGCACGGCGATTATGCTATGGCTCATGAGCTGAAAGCCGACGGGGTCCATCTGACCTCTGCACAGTTTGACGCCATCACAGAAGCCAAAAAACTCGGCCTCTACGTCATCATCAGCACCCACACCCATGACGAAGCATTGATGGCTCAAAAACTGGGCGCGGACGCGATCACTTACAGCCCGATTTTCCCATCTCCGGGGAAAGGGGACCCCAAGGGTTTAGAGGATTTAAAAGAAATAGTGGCTAAAATAGATATACCTGTTTTCGCCCTCGGCGGAATCGTCACCGAAGCGCAGATTGACGCCGTCGAAAAAAGCGGTGCGTACGGATTCGCATCGATACGATATTTTGTCCCATAA
- a CDS encoding Dabb family protein, producing the protein MLVHIVMFQFKEENKEANMARVKTMLEALPAKIATLKSMEVGIDVSRSERSFDMVLVSTFDDQAGLDAYAPHPAHQEVVGVIKEVTLLSKVVDYEK; encoded by the coding sequence ATGTTGGTACACATCGTCATGTTCCAGTTCAAAGAGGAAAACAAAGAGGCCAATATGGCCCGGGTGAAAACGATGCTCGAAGCACTGCCCGCGAAAATCGCGACGCTCAAGAGCATGGAAGTCGGGATCGACGTCAGCCGCAGCGAGCGTTCGTTTGACATGGTGCTGGTTTCCACGTTCGACGATCAGGCGGGATTGGATGCGTACGCTCCCCATCCGGCCCATCAGGAAGTGGTCGGCGTGATCAAAGAGGTGACCCTTCTCTCCAAAGTGGTCGATTACGAAAAATAG
- a CDS encoding NAD-binding protein produces the protein MRKKGAIVFGFNEYAKEIAMQIAPEYSSFVVYVMNDTEKASAETRGFETEIFDLSEEWRSIEERFDPDSLIVFCALDNDAENVFLTISLRSVFEDLTIIALAQDNESAAKLKSAGANKVLATQQITAGIIDEMLEKPTVREVLHDILYENSALKIVQLAVPEGSFLVGKHLYDIDWAGEYDVLVLAIVDQELSATFSFTSKGHNHHIDPHDLLIVAGYEDKIAALSDAMGEKR, from the coding sequence ATGAGAAAAAAAGGCGCGATCGTTTTCGGATTCAACGAATACGCCAAAGAGATCGCGATGCAGATCGCACCCGAATACTCCTCTTTCGTCGTGTACGTCATGAACGACACCGAAAAAGCCTCCGCCGAAACGAGGGGATTCGAAACCGAAATTTTCGATTTGAGCGAAGAGTGGCGGAGTATCGAAGAGCGTTTTGACCCCGACAGCCTGATCGTGTTCTGCGCATTGGATAACGACGCGGAAAACGTCTTTTTGACCATTTCGCTCCGCTCGGTCTTCGAGGATCTGACCATCATCGCACTGGCCCAGGACAACGAAAGCGCCGCCAAACTTAAAAGCGCGGGGGCGAACAAAGTACTCGCAACCCAGCAGATCACCGCCGGGATCATCGACGAGATGCTCGAAAAACCGACGGTGCGCGAAGTGCTGCACGATATCCTTTACGAAAACAGCGCCCTCAAAATCGTTCAGCTGGCGGTTCCCGAGGGATCGTTCCTGGTCGGGAAGCATCTCTATGACATCGATTGGGCGGGCGAATACGACGTTCTGGTACTGGCGATCGTCGATCAGGAACTTTCCGCCACGTTTAGTTTCACCTCCAAAGGGCATAATCACCACATTGATCCCCACGACCTCTTGATTGTCGCGGGATATGAAGATAAAATTGCGGCATTGAGCGACGCGATGGGAGAGAAGAGATGA
- the gatB gene encoding Asp-tRNA(Asn)/Glu-tRNA(Gln) amidotransferase subunit GatB has product MFETIIGLEVHVQLNTQSKLFCSCPTSFNHEQNTNTCPTCLALPGALPVLNREALRKAGMFGTAVDATINRTSFFDRKSYFYPDSPSAYQITQLYTPIVEHGKLVIDFEDGSHKTIRINRAHIEADAGKNIHEGPISKVDLNRAGTPLIEIVSEPDMRNAEEAVLYLKKLHSIVRYLDISDANMQEGSFRVDVNVSIRPKGDEKLYTRVEIKNINSFRFIQRAIELEVARQIEAWEDGTYEEEIVQETRLFDQVKQETRSMRGKEEAADYRYFPEPDLLKVVVDDEMYATMKAIPELPDAKKERFVQAFGISEYHASVITADLETAHYFEAMLEQGITPKNAVTWLTVELQGRLSGGVTPATSSISAVMLGTLVKRIEEGVISGKAAKEVLDYLLENGGDIDDVIEKLGLKQVSDTGALEALIDEILNANADKVAEYKSGKDKLFGFFVGQAMKASKGSANPQTLNEILQAKLAQ; this is encoded by the coding sequence ATGTTTGAAACCATTATCGGTTTGGAAGTCCACGTCCAGCTCAATACCCAGTCCAAACTTTTTTGCTCCTGCCCCACCAGCTTCAACCACGAACAAAACACGAATACCTGCCCGACGTGTCTCGCACTTCCCGGTGCGCTGCCGGTACTCAACCGCGAAGCGCTCCGCAAAGCCGGGATGTTCGGCACGGCGGTCGATGCGACGATCAACCGCACGAGCTTCTTCGACCGCAAGAGCTATTTCTACCCCGACAGCCCCAGCGCCTACCAGATCACCCAGCTCTACACTCCGATCGTCGAGCACGGTAAACTCGTCATCGATTTCGAAGACGGCAGCCATAAAACGATCCGGATCAACCGCGCCCACATCGAAGCCGACGCGGGGAAAAACATCCATGAAGGCCCTATCAGCAAAGTCGACCTCAACCGCGCGGGCACCCCGCTGATCGAGATCGTCTCCGAGCCTGATATGCGCAATGCCGAGGAAGCGGTGCTTTACCTGAAAAAACTTCACTCGATCGTCCGCTACCTCGACATCAGCGATGCGAACATGCAGGAGGGATCCTTCCGCGTCGACGTCAACGTCTCGATCCGCCCCAAAGGGGACGAGAAACTCTATACCCGCGTCGAGATCAAAAACATCAACAGCTTCCGCTTCATCCAGCGCGCGATCGAGCTTGAGGTAGCCCGCCAGATCGAAGCGTGGGAAGACGGCACCTACGAAGAGGAGATTGTCCAGGAGACCCGTCTGTTCGATCAGGTCAAACAGGAGACAAGATCGATGCGCGGCAAGGAAGAGGCGGCTGACTACCGCTATTTCCCCGAGCCGGACCTCCTCAAAGTCGTGGTCGATGATGAAATGTACGCCACGATGAAAGCGATTCCCGAACTCCCCGACGCGAAAAAAGAGCGTTTCGTCCAGGCGTTCGGGATCAGCGAGTATCATGCCTCGGTCATTACGGCCGATCTGGAGACGGCGCACTATTTCGAAGCGATGCTGGAGCAGGGGATCACTCCAAAAAATGCGGTCACATGGCTCACGGTCGAGCTGCAGGGGCGTCTCAGCGGCGGTGTGACCCCTGCGACTTCGTCGATTAGCGCCGTGATGCTCGGAACCCTCGTCAAACGGATCGAAGAGGGCGTCATCAGCGGTAAGGCGGCCAAAGAGGTTCTCGATTACCTCCTTGAAAACGGCGGCGATATCGATGACGTGATCGAAAAGCTGGGACTCAAACAGGTGAGCGATACGGGGGCTCTGGAAGCGCTGATCGATGAGATTTTGAACGCCAATGCCGATAAGGTGGCGGAGTACAAATCGGGGAAAGACAAGCTGTTCGGCTTTTTCGTCGGGCAGGCGATGAAAGCTTCCAAAGGCTCCGCCAACCCGCAAACCCTCAACGAAATTCTCCAAGCCAAACTGGCGCAGTAG
- a CDS encoding NAD(P)H-dependent glycerol-3-phosphate dehydrogenase: MTKVGVIGAGKWGEALSFAMGEKNDVIITSRTPRQMSNFRPLCEVLERPYLIVTVPAQQVAQWLKEHFVYSGQKVLVAAKGIEASSGRFLNEIYSEYVPEENLAFLSGPSFASEVLRKLPTALVVNSRSPQTADAFASLFPGFIRTYTSDDVIGAEVAGAYKNVIAIAAGICEGLGLGHNAAASLIARGLVEMERFGRAYGAREESFLGLSGAGDLFLTASSPMSRNYRVGLGLAEGKSKEAVCAAIGEVSEGIGTAYALHEIALSRGIYLPIAGEVYAILEGKSPRQSLKDLIER; this comes from the coding sequence ATGACAAAAGTGGGGGTAATCGGAGCGGGGAAATGGGGGGAAGCCCTCAGCTTCGCGATGGGCGAAAAAAACGACGTCATCATCACGTCGCGCACTCCCCGCCAGATGAGCAATTTCCGCCCCCTTTGTGAAGTGCTCGAACGCCCTTACCTGATCGTCACCGTTCCGGCTCAGCAGGTGGCGCAGTGGTTAAAGGAACATTTCGTCTATTCGGGACAAAAGGTACTGGTCGCGGCCAAAGGGATCGAAGCCTCCAGCGGCCGTTTCCTGAACGAAATCTATTCCGAATACGTCCCCGAGGAGAATCTGGCGTTTCTCTCAGGCCCTTCGTTCGCTTCGGAAGTATTGCGCAAGCTCCCCACCGCGCTCGTCGTTAATTCGCGCTCGCCGCAGACGGCGGATGCGTTCGCTTCCCTTTTCCCGGGGTTCATTCGTACCTATACGAGTGATGACGTGATCGGGGCCGAAGTCGCCGGGGCGTACAAGAACGTGATCGCCATCGCGGCGGGAATCTGCGAAGGGTTGGGACTGGGGCACAACGCCGCCGCGAGCCTGATCGCGCGCGGACTCGTCGAGATGGAACGGTTCGGCCGTGCTTACGGCGCCCGCGAAGAGAGTTTTCTCGGGCTCAGCGGGGCGGGGGATCTGTTTCTTACCGCCAGTTCGCCGATGTCGCGTAATTACCGGGTCGGTCTGGGATTGGCCGAAGGGAAAAGCAAAGAGGCCGTCTGTGCCGCCATCGGAGAGGTGAGCGAGGGGATCGGAACCGCTTACGCACTGCACGAAATCGCCCTTTCCCGCGGCATTTATCTCCCGATTGCCGGAGAAGTGTATGCGATTTTGGAAGGCAAATCCCCCCGCCAGAGTTTAAAAGATTTGATAGAGAGGTAG
- a CDS encoding F0F1 ATP synthase subunit A, whose translation MGELFTFFGLISHDHSFIFLTHMLLTAAIVLVIAKMATSNLRLVPSGAQNVMEAYLSGVLAMGADVMGKAEARRYLPLVATIGLFVGIANIIGVIPGFEAPSAFLDFTLALALVVFVYYNFEGIRRNGLISYFKHFMGPVWWLAWLMFPIEIVSHISRIISLSFRLFGNVKGDDMFLMVILMLAPWLLPMIPFALLTFMAFLQAFIFMMLTYVYLGGAVLLHDEH comes from the coding sequence ATGGGTGAGTTGTTTACCTTCTTCGGCCTTATCAGCCACGATCATAGCTTCATTTTCCTCACGCACATGCTGCTCACCGCGGCGATTGTCCTCGTGATCGCGAAAATGGCTACTTCGAATCTCCGTCTGGTACCCAGCGGCGCTCAAAACGTTATGGAAGCTTATCTGAGCGGCGTTCTGGCCATGGGTGCGGACGTTATGGGTAAAGCGGAAGCCCGCCGTTACCTTCCTCTGGTTGCGACCATCGGTCTTTTCGTCGGTATCGCGAACATCATCGGGGTTATCCCCGGTTTCGAAGCGCCGAGTGCGTTTTTGGATTTCACCCTTGCCCTGGCATTGGTCGTTTTCGTTTATTATAACTTCGAAGGGATCCGCCGCAACGGGCTGATCAGCTATTTCAAACATTTCATGGGGCCCGTATGGTGGCTGGCATGGTTGATGTTCCCGATCGAAATCGTATCGCACATCTCCCGTATCATTTCACTCAGCTTCCGGTTGTTCGGTAACGTCAAAGGGGACGACATGTTCCTTATGGTTATCCTGATGCTCGCTCCGTGGTTGCTGCCGATGATCCCGTTTGCGTTGTTGACGTTCATGGCGTTCCTGCAAGCGTTCATTTTCATGATGCTCACCTACGTTTACCTCGGCGGTGCGGTTCTCCTTCACGACGAACACTAA
- a CDS encoding ion transporter, protein MIGRALVGIAFYLHGSIRYRRAKKFFYNLLENPAYPYKKFFDYLMIGLIAISVYILIRHVKHDVSPQMLFFNNYVISIIFLCEYLLRMWVYSDGSKVIIDRYEHDLFLQRPFRWIEAVRAIAAKKGEYVVSPSALIDLFAIMPFFHELRMLRIFILFRVFKLFRYTKSLTQFVSILSSKKFEIFTLSLFATVIIVVSSVLIYVMEANNPESPINTLFDAVYWSVVTIFTVGYGDMVPVTDEGRTVAMAIIVAGIAVISFATSIVVSAFTEKLDVIKEEKLIEDVSKIGRFYLICGYTPLAVQIARNFLKKGSKVLILDNDPEKTAAALREGFLALACDPASLHSYRMLRVDFDRQVIAAILLQPSDVLNVYTALTIRELSASVPLLSILVHRENRRKLALAGINEIVYTQELIGLVSKEMSGSPVAFEVIHALRSENNGVVIEEIALDPVGAARFFETSRQKLFHTRLIVLGIYATAEKAFVFNPSLNTPIAQGDVAIVIGSRMLIDEFKTALYHKGNR, encoded by the coding sequence ATGATAGGCCGGGCGCTGGTCGGGATCGCGTTTTACCTCCACGGTTCGATCCGTTACCGCCGCGCCAAAAAGTTTTTTTACAATCTCCTCGAAAATCCCGCTTACCCCTACAAAAAGTTTTTCGATTACCTGATGATCGGGCTGATCGCGATCAGCGTCTATATCCTGATCCGGCACGTCAAACACGACGTCAGCCCGCAGATGCTCTTTTTCAACAACTACGTCATCTCGATCATTTTCCTGTGCGAATACCTTCTTCGGATGTGGGTTTACAGCGACGGATCGAAAGTAATCATCGACCGCTACGAACACGACCTTTTTTTGCAACGCCCGTTTCGCTGGATCGAGGCGGTACGGGCGATTGCGGCGAAAAAAGGCGAATACGTCGTTTCTCCCTCCGCGCTGATCGATCTGTTCGCGATCATGCCGTTTTTCCACGAGTTGCGGATGCTGAGGATTTTTATCCTGTTTCGGGTATTCAAACTGTTTCGCTATACGAAAAGCCTGACGCAGTTCGTATCGATCCTCTCGTCCAAAAAATTCGAAATTTTCACCCTCAGCCTGTTTGCAACGGTCATCATCGTCGTGTCGTCGGTGCTGATATACGTGATGGAGGCGAACAATCCCGAATCGCCGATCAATACCCTTTTTGACGCGGTCTATTGGTCGGTTGTGACGATTTTCACCGTCGGTTATGGGGATATGGTCCCCGTCACCGACGAGGGACGCACCGTGGCGATGGCGATCATCGTCGCGGGTATCGCGGTGATTTCATTCGCGACGTCGATCGTCGTTTCGGCGTTCACCGAAAAGCTCGACGTCATCAAAGAGGAAAAACTGATCGAGGACGTCTCGAAAATCGGCCGTTTTTACCTGATCTGCGGCTATACGCCGCTGGCGGTTCAGATTGCCCGCAATTTTCTTAAAAAAGGCTCAAAGGTCCTCATCCTCGACAACGATCCGGAGAAAACCGCGGCGGCGCTCAGAGAAGGATTTCTCGCACTTGCCTGCGACCCGGCGAGTCTGCACTCCTACCGGATGCTGCGGGTCGATTTCGACCGTCAGGTGATCGCGGCCATTTTGCTGCAGCCCAGCGACGTCCTCAACGTCTATACGGCGCTGACGATACGCGAACTCTCCGCCTCCGTACCGCTTCTGTCGATTCTCGTACACCGCGAAAACCGGCGTAAGCTTGCTCTTGCTGGGATCAACGAGATCGTCTATACCCAGGAGCTGATCGGGCTGGTGAGCAAGGAGATGAGCGGCAGTCCCGTCGCGTTTGAGGTGATTCATGCGTTGCGGAGCGAAAACAACGGCGTCGTGATCGAAGAGATCGCGCTCGATCCGGTCGGGGCGGCGCGTTTTTTCGAAACGTCGCGGCAGAAACTTTTTCATACGCGGCTGATTGTCCTGGGGATCTACGCGACTGCGGAAAAAGCGTTCGTGTTCAACCCTTCGCTCAACACCCCGATCGCTCAGGGGGACGTTGCCATCGTCATCGGCAGCCGGATGCTGATCGATGAATTCAAAACGGCACTCTATCACAAGGGGAACCGATGA